A single genomic interval of uncultured Desulfobulbus sp. harbors:
- a CDS encoding MTH1187 family thiamine-binding protein: MQVILDLCLVPLGVGVSVSQYVAECHRVLQETGLKHQLHAYGTNIEGGWDEVMGAVKLCHERVHAMGAPRITTTIKLGTRTDREQTMADKVQSVENKLK; encoded by the coding sequence ATGCAGGTAATTCTCGATCTCTGTCTGGTCCCCTTGGGCGTGGGGGTTTCCGTCTCCCAGTATGTGGCGGAGTGCCATCGTGTGCTTCAGGAAACCGGCCTCAAGCACCAGCTCCATGCCTACGGGACCAACATCGAGGGCGGCTGGGATGAGGTTATGGGCGCGGTCAAACTCTGCCACGAGCGGGTGCACGCCATGGGCGCACCGCGGATCACCACCACCATCAAGCTGGGCACCCGAACCGACCGTGAGCAGACCATGGCCGACAAGGTGCAAAGCGTGGAAAATAAATTGAAGTAA
- the pyrC gene encoding dihydroorotase, whose product MSELQIDTPLDLHLHLREGDMLSLVAPFSAAQFAGGVIMPNLVQPVDNLERMRAYRQQIVAACGDETFTPYMTLFFRDYSREELMAAKEEIIGLKLYPAGITTQSEGGVQDFDRIGATVALLEELDIPLLVHGESNGFVMDREREFLSVYQWLAHTFPKLRIVMEHITTAEAVELLDRFDNLAATVTLHHLMITLDDVAGGLLQPDLFCKPIAKTPRDRQALCQAVFSGHPRLFFGSDSAPHPRHKKECCGCAAGVFSAPVALPMLAQLFEENSCLDRLPQFVSQFGRRFYRIDPPAKTVLLERRPWRVPKQYETVASFLNDQVLTWQLKKTPVNDR is encoded by the coding sequence ATGAGCGAACTCCAAATCGACACCCCCCTTGATCTCCATCTCCACCTCCGCGAAGGCGATATGCTCTCCTTGGTGGCTCCGTTCAGTGCCGCCCAATTTGCCGGCGGCGTGATCATGCCCAATCTGGTGCAACCGGTGGACAACCTGGAACGGATGCGGGCCTACCGTCAGCAGATCGTGGCTGCCTGCGGCGACGAGACCTTCACCCCCTACATGACCCTTTTTTTTCGGGACTACAGCCGGGAAGAACTGATGGCGGCCAAGGAGGAGATCATCGGCCTCAAACTCTATCCGGCCGGGATAACCACCCAGAGCGAGGGCGGCGTGCAGGACTTTGACCGCATCGGCGCAACGGTCGCCCTGCTGGAGGAGTTGGACATTCCCCTGCTCGTCCATGGGGAGAGCAATGGCTTTGTCATGGACCGGGAACGGGAATTTCTCTCCGTCTACCAGTGGCTCGCGCACACCTTTCCCAAACTGCGAATCGTGATGGAGCACATCACCACCGCAGAGGCGGTGGAATTGCTCGACCGTTTCGACAACCTGGCCGCCACGGTGACCCTCCATCACCTGATGATCACCCTCGATGATGTGGCCGGAGGCTTGCTGCAACCGGATCTGTTCTGCAAACCGATCGCCAAGACGCCGCGGGATCGGCAGGCACTCTGCCAGGCGGTCTTCAGCGGCCACCCCCGGTTGTTCTTCGGTTCGGACTCAGCACCCCATCCCCGCCATAAAAAGGAGTGCTGCGGTTGCGCGGCCGGTGTTTTTTCGGCCCCCGTGGCCCTGCCCATGTTGGCGCAACTCTTTGAAGAAAACAGTTGCCTGGACCGGCTCCCTCAATTCGTTTCCCAGTTTGGCCGCCGCTTTTATCGAATCGATCCGCCTGCAAAGACGGTTCTCCTTGAGCGAAGGCCCTGGCGGGTGCCGAAACAATATGAAACAGTTGCGTCATTTTTGAACGATCAGGTGCTCACATGGCAACTAAAAAAAACACCGGTAAACGACCGGTAA
- a CDS encoding translation initiation factor Sui1, with protein sequence MVTKPRFSTVSVYSTEHGRMCPNCGQPKGKCTCKSRVSPQSGDGIVRVGRQTKGRKGSGVTTVSGLSLAPEQLRHLAGQLKKLCGAGGAVKEGVIEIQGEHRDTLVSALEKLGYTVKRVGG encoded by the coding sequence ATGGTAACGAAACCCAGATTTAGCACTGTTTCAGTGTACTCGACAGAACACGGCAGAATGTGCCCGAACTGCGGCCAACCCAAAGGGAAATGCACCTGCAAATCCCGGGTTTCGCCCCAATCAGGAGACGGCATCGTTCGCGTGGGCAGGCAGACCAAGGGGCGCAAAGGCAGTGGGGTGACCACTGTCAGCGGGTTGAGCCTTGCTCCCGAGCAACTTCGTCATCTGGCAGGGCAGTTAAAAAAACTGTGTGGCGCCGGCGGTGCCGTCAAAGAGGGGGTAATCGAGATTCAAGGAGAACACCGGGACACCCTGGTGAGCGCGCTGGAGAAGCTCGGTTATACCGTAAAGCGTGTGGGAGGATGA
- the mltB gene encoding lytic murein transglycosylase B yields the protein MLRHLILFSAMGLAACSEMEGTAQVARVAPGTGVSVARQPCVGGYYADRVSGDYAGYANLQQFIDLMVRRHGFEREYLQGLFSQAKRKDWTLNYFAKSDKSLKRPAAPGSWTRYRAKFLDERRIGDGAAFAHRYSKALQRATRMYGVPEEYIIGIIAVETNFGKNFGGHRVLDALTTLGFDYARRGPFFRDELEQFLLMARSEGIDPAVPKGSFAGAMGYGQFMPSSFRKWAVDFNGDGHRNLWNPEDAIGSIANYFAQHGWQPGEPVVAPLVAKKPVNLQAGFDTRYAPSSLYKQGLVPRSPCKSSGQVSLLLLRHQRLDQYLIGYPNFYTITRYNHSTHYAMAVYELAQAIKHRL from the coding sequence GTGTTGCGCCATCTGATCCTTTTTTCGGCCATGGGGCTGGCCGCCTGTTCGGAAATGGAGGGGACCGCGCAGGTTGCTCGCGTGGCCCCCGGAACAGGGGTGAGTGTGGCCAGGCAACCCTGCGTCGGCGGGTATTACGCCGACCGGGTCAGTGGTGATTATGCCGGATATGCCAACCTGCAGCAGTTCATCGATCTCATGGTGCGCCGCCATGGCTTTGAGCGGGAATACCTCCAGGGGCTCTTTTCCCAGGCAAAACGCAAGGATTGGACGCTCAACTACTTTGCCAAGAGCGACAAATCGCTTAAAAGACCGGCGGCTCCCGGGAGTTGGACCCGGTATCGGGCCAAATTCCTGGATGAGCGCCGCATCGGTGATGGGGCGGCCTTTGCCCACCGCTACAGCAAGGCCCTGCAGCGCGCTACCCGCATGTACGGTGTGCCCGAGGAGTACATCATCGGCATCATCGCTGTGGAAACCAACTTCGGCAAGAATTTTGGCGGCCATCGGGTGCTGGATGCCCTGACAACCCTTGGGTTTGATTATGCCCGGCGGGGGCCGTTCTTCCGTGACGAGTTGGAGCAGTTCCTGCTCATGGCCCGGAGCGAAGGGATCGATCCTGCCGTGCCCAAGGGCTCCTTTGCCGGTGCCATGGGATACGGACAGTTCATGCCGAGCAGCTTTCGCAAGTGGGCGGTCGACTTCAACGGTGACGGCCACCGCAATCTCTGGAATCCCGAGGATGCCATCGGCAGTATTGCCAACTACTTTGCCCAGCATGGCTGGCAGCCGGGCGAGCCGGTGGTTGCCCCGCTTGTCGCCAAGAAACCGGTCAACCTCCAGGCTGGATTCGACACCCGCTATGCCCCTTCAAGCCTGTATAAACAAGGGCTTGTCCCCCGGTCCCCCTGCAAGTCCTCAGGCCAGGTGTCGTTGTTGCTCCTGCGTCATCAACGGCTTGACCAATATTTGATCGGCTATCCCAACTTCTACACCATCACCCGCTACAACCACTCCACCCACTATGCCATGGCGGTGTACGAGTTGGCGCAGGCAATCAAGCATCGTTTGTAA
- the nhaB gene encoding sodium/proton antiporter NhaB, which translates to MSLSYPKAFANNFLGNAPLWYKLTILAFLVINPILLDAYGSFLAGWILIGEFIFTLAMALKCYPLPAGGLLAMEAVFIGMAKPETVYHEALANFEVILLLIFMVAGIYFMKDFLRFTFTRILVKVQSKYKIALLFCFAGAFLSAFLDALTVTAVIIAVAYGFYEIYHRYVSGKDGTGAHDLTSDLTLKEKEQEDLKQFRGFLRNLMMHGAVGTALGGVCTLVGEPQNLLIGSVMGWHFPEFFIEVAPVSLPVLVVGLCTCYLVEKKKWFTYGFEMPGNIRSHLLETETKMEEKRGRRGKIKLIFQAIAGIWLIIALAFHLAAVGLIGLSVIVFLTALNGVTEEHQIGHAFEEALPFTALLVVFFTIVAVIHEQHLFAPIINYVLSLQGHAQLGAYYIANGLLSAISDNVFVATVYISETKLHFIDTLGAIPNIGMSGAELMQKLTDPSLVRADVLATLPPDAAAKAHEVIHHLDKLAVAINTGTNIPSVATPNGQAAFLFLLTSALAPVIRLSYGRMVWLALPYTITMSITGLAATYLFLV; encoded by the coding sequence ATGTCCCTGTCCTACCCAAAAGCATTTGCCAATAACTTTCTTGGCAATGCCCCACTCTGGTACAAGCTCACCATTCTCGCGTTTCTGGTGATCAACCCCATCCTGCTGGACGCCTACGGGTCGTTCCTTGCCGGCTGGATTCTGATCGGTGAATTTATCTTCACCCTGGCAATGGCCCTGAAATGCTATCCCTTGCCGGCGGGCGGCCTGCTTGCGATGGAAGCTGTCTTCATCGGCATGGCCAAGCCCGAGACCGTGTACCACGAAGCCCTGGCCAACTTCGAGGTCATCCTGCTCTTGATCTTCATGGTCGCCGGCATTTACTTCATGAAGGATTTCCTTCGCTTCACCTTTACCCGTATTCTGGTCAAGGTGCAGTCCAAGTATAAAATCGCCCTCCTGTTCTGCTTTGCCGGTGCCTTTCTCTCTGCCTTCCTCGATGCCCTCACCGTTACCGCGGTCATCATTGCGGTGGCGTACGGCTTTTATGAGATCTACCACCGCTACGTATCCGGCAAGGATGGCACTGGAGCACACGACCTGACCAGCGACCTGACGCTCAAGGAAAAAGAGCAGGAAGACCTGAAACAGTTCCGCGGATTTCTCAGGAATTTGATGATGCACGGTGCGGTCGGTACCGCCCTGGGCGGTGTCTGCACACTGGTGGGCGAGCCGCAGAACCTGCTGATCGGTTCGGTCATGGGCTGGCACTTCCCGGAGTTTTTCATTGAGGTTGCGCCTGTATCCCTGCCGGTCTTGGTGGTTGGCCTGTGTACCTGCTACCTGGTTGAGAAGAAAAAATGGTTCACCTACGGCTTCGAGATGCCGGGCAACATCCGCTCCCATCTGCTGGAAACCGAAACCAAGATGGAGGAAAAACGAGGGCGCAGGGGCAAAATCAAGCTGATCTTTCAGGCCATTGCCGGCATTTGGCTGATCATCGCCCTGGCCTTCCACCTGGCAGCGGTCGGCCTGATCGGCCTATCGGTCATCGTCTTTTTGACCGCATTGAACGGGGTTACCGAGGAACACCAGATCGGCCATGCCTTTGAAGAGGCCCTGCCCTTCACCGCCCTGTTGGTGGTCTTTTTCACCATCGTTGCCGTTATCCACGAACAACACCTGTTCGCCCCGATCATCAACTACGTGTTAAGCCTGCAGGGCCACGCCCAGTTGGGTGCCTACTATATTGCCAACGGCCTGCTCTCGGCCATCTCCGACAACGTGTTCGTGGCCACGGTCTACATTTCCGAGACCAAGTTGCACTTCATCGACACCCTTGGCGCCATTCCCAACATCGGCATGAGCGGTGCGGAGTTGATGCAGAAACTCACCGATCCGAGCCTGGTGCGCGCCGACGTGCTGGCCACTCTGCCTCCGGATGCAGCTGCCAAGGCGCACGAGGTGATTCATCATTTGGACAAGCTGGCTGTTGCGATCAACACCGGCACCAACATCCCCAGTGTGGCCACCCCCAACGGCCAGGCAGCCTTCCTCTTCCTGTTGACCTCGGCCCTGGCTCCGGTTATCCGCCTCTCCTACGGCCGCATGGTCTGGCTGGCATTGCCCTACACCATCACCATGTCAATCACCGGCTTGGCGGCCACCTATCTGTTCCTGGTATAA
- the lpdA gene encoding dihydrolipoyl dehydrogenase: MQEVETGIAVIGGGPGGYTAAFRAADLGAKVCLIEQGGRLGGTCLNVGCIPSKTLLHAAAVVEEAVAAEKFGVRFSAPVIDIEVLRKHKAGVVSQLTNGLDGLCKARRIDRCTGRASFVDPHTLQVQSEEETTLVRFEQVIIATGSHPFVLPGTPDDPRIWDSTDALALTSIPGRLLIVGGGIIGLEMAQIYHALGAEITLVEMQNQIIPPADRDLVQPLFLKLKKQYPIHTETRVAQMTALSAGIDVRFEGKTSGSELFDAVLVAIGRCPNTQGLGLETIGLSLDERGFIPVNSRLQTALPHIYAIGDVVGDPMLAHKATHQGKVAAEVIAGHATEFSPKTIPAVAYTSPEIAWMGLTEKEAQQQKISVHKAKFPWGASGRALSAGAGNGVSKALFDQESGRLLGAGICGANAGELIHEAVLALELGATAEQIARTIHAHPTLAETFAFAAEMAEGTITDMLPPKTSRKL; this comes from the coding sequence ATGCAGGAAGTAGAGACTGGGATAGCTGTCATCGGCGGAGGCCCCGGAGGATATACCGCGGCCTTTCGCGCCGCTGATCTGGGAGCCAAGGTATGCTTGATCGAACAGGGCGGCCGCCTCGGCGGTACCTGCCTCAACGTGGGCTGCATCCCCTCCAAAACCCTCCTGCATGCGGCAGCTGTGGTTGAAGAGGCCGTTGCCGCCGAGAAATTTGGGGTTCGCTTTTCTGCACCTGTCATAGACATCGAGGTTCTGCGAAAACATAAGGCCGGAGTGGTCAGTCAACTGACCAACGGTCTGGACGGCCTGTGCAAGGCGCGCAGGATTGACCGTTGCACCGGCAGGGCCAGCTTTGTCGATCCGCACACGCTCCAGGTCCAAAGCGAGGAAGAAACAACCCTGGTCCGATTCGAGCAGGTCATCATCGCCACCGGTTCCCATCCGTTTGTCCTCCCCGGCACTCCGGATGATCCACGGATCTGGGACTCCACCGATGCCCTCGCGCTCACCTCGATTCCCGGCCGCCTGTTGATTGTCGGTGGCGGCATCATCGGCCTGGAAATGGCGCAGATTTACCATGCCCTGGGGGCGGAGATCACCCTGGTGGAAATGCAGAACCAGATCATCCCCCCGGCTGATCGCGACCTGGTGCAACCGCTGTTTCTCAAACTGAAAAAGCAATACCCCATCCATACCGAAACCCGGGTGGCGCAGATGACCGCGCTCAGCGCAGGGATAGATGTCCGCTTTGAAGGCAAAACAAGCGGCAGCGAACTCTTTGATGCCGTCCTGGTGGCCATCGGCCGATGCCCCAACACGCAGGGATTGGGTCTGGAAACAATCGGCCTGAGCCTGGACGAGCGGGGTTTTATTCCAGTCAATTCGCGACTCCAGACCGCCCTGCCCCATATCTATGCCATTGGCGATGTGGTCGGCGATCCCATGCTGGCCCACAAAGCCACCCACCAGGGCAAGGTTGCGGCCGAGGTTATAGCCGGTCATGCGACCGAGTTTTCCCCAAAAACCATTCCCGCAGTGGCCTACACATCCCCGGAAATCGCCTGGATGGGACTGACCGAAAAAGAGGCGCAGCAGCAGAAGATCAGCGTGCACAAGGCCAAGTTCCCCTGGGGCGCAAGCGGCCGGGCCCTGAGCGCAGGCGCAGGCAACGGGGTGAGCAAGGCCCTGTTTGACCAGGAGAGCGGCAGGCTGCTGGGTGCGGGTATCTGCGGTGCCAATGCAGGTGAACTGATCCACGAGGCGGTCCTGGCCCTGGAGCTTGGCGCCACCGCCGAACAGATTGCCAGGACCATCCATGCCCACCCGACCCTGGCTGAAACCTTTGCCTTCGCCGCCGAGATGGCCGAGGGCACGATCACAGATATGCTCCCGCCCAAAACCAGCCGAAAACTATGA